From Rudanella lutea DSM 19387, a single genomic window includes:
- a CDS encoding RNA polymerase sigma factor, with protein MTDQELLEKFRDPSSRNYAFNLMVRKYQQKIYWHIRKMVIDHDDANDLTQETFIKVWSSLEQFRGDSQLYTWIYRIATNECLNFLNKKRRRFFLPIGDVEGELMEKLEENSDYTTSGGDISGDEVQLKLQKALLKLPDKQRLVFNMKYFDDMKYEDIAAITGTSVGALKASYHLAVKKIEDFLNND; from the coding sequence ATGACTGACCAGGAACTGTTAGAAAAATTTCGCGACCCGTCGAGCCGGAATTATGCCTTTAACCTGATGGTGCGGAAGTACCAGCAGAAAATCTATTGGCATATCCGGAAGATGGTGATTGACCATGATGATGCCAACGACCTCACGCAGGAAACGTTCATCAAAGTGTGGTCGAGTCTGGAACAGTTTCGGGGTGATAGTCAGTTGTATACGTGGATTTACCGCATTGCCACAAACGAATGTTTGAATTTTCTGAATAAAAAACGTCGTCGCTTTTTCCTGCCTATCGGTGATGTGGAGGGCGAACTGATGGAGAAACTGGAAGAGAATTCGGATTACACCACCTCCGGGGGCGATATCAGTGGCGATGAGGTTCAGTTGAAACTTCAGAAAGCTTTATTAAAATTGCCTGATAAACAGCGGCTCGTGTTTAACATGAAGTACTTCGATGACATGAAATACGAGGACATTGCTGCCATCACGGGTACATCGGTGGGGGCTCTGAAAGCTTCGTATCACCTGGCCGTGAAGAAAATTGAGGATTTTCTAAATAATGATTAA
- a CDS encoding LiaI-LiaF-like domain-containing protein, whose amino-acid sequence MNRGLFWGIFFITIGLLFLGRNLGWLAIDWETIRNLWPLLLILAGINMILERRGNQAAVVSTVLLAVALPVALFSFVGRNRHWNEDENRWEYRHRDHDNHEDEQADADINTDSDEDDERETSVANFVESMDGETPEAVLKFGGGAGQFSIEETTSNLIEAEARQTVGTYKMLVERDPTTRIPTIELKPNEGKAELKEGKLANRVEVKLNSRPQWTMDLALGAGEGDFDLSAFSVKNLKVQAGAADVELKLGDRADLTSVDLSAGVASVVVRVPEGVGCRVEKQGGLNVNQLDGFVEVSDRLMQTSNYDSAAKKINIVFNGGISRFKVERY is encoded by the coding sequence ATGAACCGAGGACTTTTCTGGGGTATTTTCTTCATCACGATTGGCCTGCTGTTTCTGGGGCGTAACCTAGGCTGGCTCGCTATCGACTGGGAAACGATCCGCAATCTCTGGCCCCTTTTGCTCATCCTGGCGGGCATTAACATGATTCTGGAACGGCGTGGCAATCAGGCGGCTGTCGTCTCTACGGTATTGCTGGCCGTAGCCTTGCCTGTTGCCCTGTTTAGTTTTGTGGGCCGCAACCGGCACTGGAACGAAGACGAGAACCGGTGGGAGTACCGCCATCGTGACCACGACAACCACGAGGATGAGCAAGCCGATGCTGATATCAATACCGACTCTGATGAGGACGATGAGCGCGAAACGAGCGTTGCCAACTTTGTGGAGTCGATGGATGGCGAAACACCCGAGGCTGTGCTGAAATTTGGCGGGGGAGCCGGGCAGTTTTCCATTGAGGAAACGACGAGTAATCTGATCGAAGCCGAGGCCCGGCAAACGGTTGGCACCTACAAAATGCTCGTGGAGCGTGACCCTACCACCCGAATCCCGACTATCGAACTGAAACCCAACGAAGGCAAAGCCGAATTGAAAGAAGGTAAACTGGCCAACCGGGTTGAAGTGAAGCTAAACAGCCGCCCGCAGTGGACCATGGACCTGGCCCTGGGCGCGGGCGAAGGTGATTTCGACCTGAGTGCGTTTAGTGTAAAAAATCTGAAAGTGCAGGCCGGGGCTGCCGATGTGGAGCTGAAACTGGGCGACCGTGCCGACCTGACTTCGGTCGATCTATCGGCGGGTGTCGCATCGGTGGTGGTCCGTGTACCCGAGGGCGTGGGTTGCCGGGTTGAGAAGCAGGGCGGACTAAACGTGAATCAGCTCGATGGGTTTGTGGAGGTCAGCGACCGGCTGATGCAAACCTCGAACTACGATAGCGCTGCCAAGAAAATCAACATTGTTTTCAACGGTGGTATCTCCCGCTTTAAGGTGGAGCGGTATTAA
- a CDS encoding PspC domain-containing protein, which produces METRLERLRDEAMLGGVAAGIARYFNIDRTLVRVLFLVGLFIPHFPAVIVYIILWVVLPERRFGVLQEPILYSNPTFSTMNPYNPSNPDRSQGSLIGGVILIVLGVLFLLDRWFDIDLGDLWPLVLIAVGVWLLFKDRISNRNDPFNRNNDPYNTNNPS; this is translated from the coding sequence ATGGAAACTCGACTCGAACGATTGCGCGATGAAGCCATGTTAGGCGGGGTGGCTGCTGGGATAGCCCGCTACTTTAACATCGACCGGACGTTGGTACGGGTGCTGTTTCTGGTCGGATTATTCATTCCCCATTTTCCGGCCGTCATCGTTTATATTATCTTGTGGGTAGTGTTGCCCGAACGCCGGTTCGGGGTACTCCAGGAGCCAATTTTGTATTCTAATCCAACTTTTTCTACCATGAATCCGTACAACCCAAGTAACCCCGACCGCTCGCAGGGGAGCCTCATCGGTGGCGTTATCCTGATCGTTTTAGGGGTCCTGTTCTTACTCGACCGCTGGTTCGATATTGACCTCGGCGATCTGTGGCCGCTGGTACTCATTGCCGTCGGGGTCTGGTTACTGTTTAAAGACCGGATCTCGAATCGGAACGACCCATTCAACCGGAACAACGATCCGTATAACACCAACAATCCATCCTAA
- a CDS encoding N-(5'-phosphoribosyl)anthranilate isomerase, translating into MALQTIVKISNVTNLSDARYCAGMGVDMLGFSMDESSPDYVEPARFNEIRGWLAGVQIVGETAEIDQERIRERLETYAPDMLQVDEPALLPALSLLGKPLILRLNLVDLTLDQLDALIDSNPVDADYILLESGAPLHLDDDISLAIGRLASRHAVLLGVGITAETVHNRLAQWPIKGIALTGGPEDRPGSREFGELMDILESLEID; encoded by the coding sequence ATGGCCTTACAAACAATTGTAAAAATTTCTAACGTAACCAACCTCAGCGATGCCCGCTACTGTGCCGGTATGGGCGTTGATATGCTCGGATTCTCGATGGACGAAAGCTCCCCCGATTATGTGGAGCCCGCCCGCTTTAATGAAATTCGGGGTTGGCTGGCCGGTGTTCAGATTGTAGGCGAAACGGCCGAGATCGATCAGGAGCGTATTCGGGAGCGTCTGGAAACATATGCGCCCGATATGCTGCAGGTGGATGAACCCGCTTTGCTGCCTGCTCTTTCGTTGCTGGGAAAGCCGCTCATTCTTCGTCTGAACCTGGTTGATCTCACGCTCGACCAACTCGATGCCCTGATTGATTCCAATCCCGTTGATGCCGATTACATTTTGCTCGAGAGTGGTGCCCCGCTGCACCTGGACGACGATATTAGCCTGGCCATCGGACGGTTGGCCAGCCGACACGCCGTGCTGCTGGGCGTTGGTATCACGGCCGAAACGGTGCACAACCGCTTGGCGCAGTGGCCCATCAAAGGTATTGCCCTCACGGGTGGCCCCGAAGACCGACCCGGAAGCCGCGAGTTTGGCGAGTTGATGGATATTCTGGAGTCGCTGGAGATAGATTAG
- a CDS encoding ABC transporter permease, with protein MFRNYLKIAFRNLMKHRVSTLINLFGLTIGVTTCLTIYLIVRHELSYDTFHPDHERIYRLVGETQFGNPPEKRPAGFVPNAVPEGVRQEITGIETVAAFHNIESDVLIPNGTTKPQRFEARKRGIDPAEIIVTDPQYFDLFSYQWLVGNPKTALSEPFSLVLSVRKARKYFGDLPPHQYLGKQVIYWDSLRVTVSGVVQDWATPTDLTFTDFISSRTIRGSNLLKGSINLDQWDDIWSSSQAFVKLQPGVTPAQLSGAFSKFGRQHYKGPFVFTPALQPLADLHFNEAYNDNYARKAHLPTLYGLMGVALFILLIAAINFINLSTAQWMSRAQEVGIRKVLGSSRGSLLTQFMSETLVLTLGAVLLAQLLVQPVLTEFKAFIPGGVQYDGLTPQTALFLLLLTGITALLAGLYPSWVLASYQPARSLKGPKVPAGGRNGYFRKSLIVFQFTVSLLFIIGTLFIGRQLAFMRNKELGFSTDAVVSLHTAQLGKADILAEKLRQLTDVQLVTREWFPPMGSSYMVANLKYRGKKTVEMDVSIKAGDENFIPLYQLQLLAGRNYLRSDSLREIVINETYAKALGFQKPTDAVSQTVELQGRSYPIVGVVADFHEQSLHEKVGPVFIGYMPRQAGNVGVKLVSKGKSAREVQATLTDMERVWHTVYPDHAFSYTFLDDSIAQLYEKEAKTAQLVNIATVIAILISCMGLFGLAMFTAEQRTKEIGVRKVLGASVLSIMRLLSTDFLKLVLVALLVASPLAWYATTQWLQGFAYRISVDWWVFVAAGFIAAGIALLTVSFQSLKAALQNPVNSLRNE; from the coding sequence ATGTTTCGCAACTACCTGAAAATCGCCTTTCGTAACCTGATGAAACATCGGGTCAGCACGCTGATCAATCTGTTTGGGCTCACCATTGGCGTTACAACCTGCCTGACCATTTACCTGATTGTCCGGCACGAACTGAGTTACGATACGTTTCACCCCGACCACGAGCGTATTTACCGGCTGGTGGGCGAAACCCAATTTGGAAATCCGCCCGAAAAACGCCCGGCCGGTTTTGTGCCAAATGCCGTACCGGAGGGCGTTCGTCAGGAGATTACCGGCATTGAAACGGTAGCTGCTTTCCACAATATTGAGTCCGATGTGCTTATCCCAAACGGCACGACCAAACCCCAACGGTTTGAAGCGCGCAAACGCGGGATCGACCCCGCCGAAATCATCGTAACGGACCCTCAGTATTTCGACCTGTTTAGCTACCAATGGCTGGTCGGTAACCCCAAAACCGCCCTTAGTGAGCCTTTTTCACTTGTCTTATCGGTCCGAAAAGCCCGGAAATACTTCGGTGATCTGCCCCCACACCAATATTTAGGCAAACAGGTCATCTATTGGGATTCGTTGCGGGTGACCGTGTCGGGGGTTGTGCAAGACTGGGCCACGCCCACCGACCTCACATTTACGGATTTCATATCGTCGCGCACCATTCGGGGCAGTAACCTCCTCAAAGGGTCGATCAATCTGGATCAGTGGGACGATATCTGGTCGTCGTCGCAGGCGTTTGTGAAGTTGCAACCGGGTGTAACCCCGGCCCAATTGTCGGGTGCTTTTTCCAAATTTGGCCGTCAGCACTACAAAGGCCCGTTTGTATTCACGCCTGCCCTTCAACCCTTAGCCGACCTGCATTTCAATGAAGCGTATAATGACAACTACGCGCGCAAGGCCCACCTCCCAACCTTGTACGGGCTTATGGGCGTTGCGTTGTTTATCCTGCTCATCGCGGCCATCAACTTCATAAACCTGAGCACAGCCCAGTGGATGAGCCGGGCGCAGGAGGTTGGCATTCGCAAAGTGCTCGGAAGCAGTCGAGGCTCACTCCTCACGCAGTTTATGAGCGAAACGCTCGTGCTGACCCTTGGGGCCGTACTGCTCGCTCAACTGCTGGTGCAGCCCGTACTGACCGAATTTAAAGCGTTTATTCCGGGCGGTGTCCAATACGATGGCCTTACTCCGCAAACTGCGCTCTTTCTGCTTCTATTAACTGGGATTACGGCTCTGCTGGCTGGTTTGTATCCGTCGTGGGTGCTGGCGTCGTACCAACCCGCCCGCTCGCTCAAAGGACCCAAGGTACCCGCAGGCGGGCGTAACGGGTACTTCCGCAAAAGCCTCATTGTGTTTCAGTTTACAGTATCGCTGCTGTTCATCATCGGCACGTTGTTTATTGGCCGTCAGCTGGCGTTTATGCGCAACAAAGAACTGGGTTTCTCAACCGACGCAGTGGTATCGCTGCACACTGCCCAACTGGGCAAAGCCGACATCCTGGCCGAAAAGCTCCGGCAGCTTACCGATGTCCAACTGGTCACGCGGGAGTGGTTTCCGCCCATGGGTAGCAGCTACATGGTGGCTAATCTGAAATATCGGGGTAAAAAAACAGTGGAGATGGACGTTTCGATCAAGGCGGGCGACGAAAACTTTATTCCGTTGTACCAATTGCAACTGCTTGCTGGCCGCAATTATCTCCGAAGTGACTCGCTGCGGGAGATCGTCATCAACGAAACGTACGCCAAAGCACTTGGCTTCCAGAAACCCACCGACGCCGTCAGTCAGACCGTTGAACTCCAGGGACGCAGTTACCCGATTGTGGGCGTTGTGGCCGATTTTCACGAACAATCGCTGCACGAAAAAGTGGGGCCGGTATTTATCGGGTATATGCCCCGACAAGCCGGTAATGTAGGCGTGAAACTGGTGAGTAAAGGTAAATCTGCTCGGGAGGTACAGGCAACGCTCACCGATATGGAGCGTGTGTGGCACACCGTTTATCCCGACCATGCCTTCAGCTATACGTTTCTCGACGATTCCATTGCGCAGCTTTACGAAAAAGAAGCCAAAACAGCTCAGCTCGTCAACATAGCCACGGTTATTGCTATCCTGATTTCGTGCATGGGCCTGTTTGGTCTGGCCATGTTCACGGCCGAGCAACGCACCAAGGAGATAGGTGTCCGAAAAGTACTGGGGGCATCCGTTTTGAGCATCATGCGCCTACTCTCCACCGATTTTCTCAAGCTCGTGCTGGTAGCTCTGCTGGTGGCTTCGCCCCTGGCGTGGTATGCGACAACCCAGTGGCTGCAAGGGTTTGCGTACCGAATCTCGGTTGACTGGTGGGTTTTTGTGGCTGCCGGATTCATAGCCGCCGGGATTGCCTTGCTAACGGTTAGTTTTCAGAGCCTGAAAGCAGCCCTGCAAAACCCTGTTAACAGTCTGCGGAACGAGTAA
- the mnmA gene encoding tRNA 2-thiouridine(34) synthase MnmA, whose translation MSKHGRILVAMSGGIDSSLAAVMLHEEGYEVIGMTMKTWDYASSGGTKKETGCCSLDSINDARNISVSLGFPHYILDIRSEFGDAVIDHFTGEYIEGRTPNPCVLCNTHIKWDALLRRADRLDCEFIATGHYANIRQDSEGPSAGRYVISKGVDTLKDQSYVLWGVSQESLSRTKLPLGHLRKSEIRDMATDRGFIELVTKSESYEICFVPDNDYRGFLKRRIPTLEAEVAGGNFVEEGTGRILGKHEGYPFYTIGQRKGLGMAFGKPMFVTEIRKETNEVVLGVDTDLFRDGMMVSKLNLQKYARITEPLDTVTRVRYKDPGTRALITQTSDDQIEVLFEQGVSAIAPGQAAVFYEGNDVVGGGWIMKSFRQK comes from the coding sequence ATGAGCAAACACGGACGCATTCTGGTCGCCATGAGTGGCGGCATCGACTCTTCGCTGGCAGCGGTTATGCTGCACGAAGAAGGTTACGAGGTGATTGGCATGACCATGAAAACCTGGGACTATGCCTCGTCGGGCGGGACCAAAAAAGAAACCGGCTGTTGCAGCCTCGACAGTATCAACGACGCCCGCAACATCTCGGTAAGCCTTGGTTTTCCGCATTACATTCTCGACATCCGCTCCGAATTTGGCGATGCGGTCATCGACCATTTCACGGGCGAATATATTGAGGGGCGCACCCCTAACCCCTGCGTGTTGTGCAACACCCACATCAAATGGGACGCGCTGCTCCGCCGGGCCGACCGGCTCGATTGTGAATTTATCGCAACAGGACATTATGCCAACATCAGGCAGGACTCCGAAGGTCCCTCGGCGGGTCGGTACGTAATCTCGAAAGGCGTTGATACGCTCAAAGATCAGTCGTATGTATTGTGGGGGGTATCGCAGGAGAGTCTGAGCCGCACCAAACTGCCGTTGGGTCACCTGCGCAAGTCCGAAATTCGGGATATGGCCACCGACCGGGGCTTTATCGAACTCGTGACCAAGTCGGAATCGTACGAAATCTGCTTCGTGCCCGACAACGATTACCGGGGTTTTCTGAAACGGCGGATTCCGACACTGGAAGCCGAAGTTGCGGGCGGTAATTTTGTGGAAGAAGGCACCGGCCGGATTCTGGGCAAGCATGAAGGCTATCCTTTTTACACCATCGGACAGCGGAAAGGACTGGGGATGGCTTTTGGGAAGCCGATGTTTGTGACCGAAATCCGGAAAGAAACGAACGAGGTAGTTCTGGGTGTTGATACCGACCTATTCCGCGACGGCATGATGGTGAGCAAGCTGAATCTCCAGAAATACGCCCGGATCACCGAACCACTCGATACCGTCACCCGGGTACGTTACAAAGACCCCGGCACCCGTGCTCTGATTACCCAAACCAGCGACGATCAAATTGAGGTTCTGTTTGAGCAGGGCGTTTCGGCCATTGCGCCGGGGCAGGCGGCTGTTTTTTACGAGGGCAACGACGTAGTAGGCGGTGGCTGGATTATGAAGAGCTTCCGACAAAAATAA
- a CDS encoding sterol desaturase family protein, translating to MEQVVKYFETIPSLHRSLILVGGITFFWLLESAVPLFRFDQSTPGYRKARHAGINFFFTLTTIVVNFCLAFLLVKTSDWAVASRVGVLPWLNLPLWAEALVGLLLLDLIGAWLAHWTEHQVKWMWQFHSVHHSDQYVDTTTANRHHPGESVIRFVFTLVAVVVTGAPMWLVFMYQSLSVVLSQFNHANIELPRWADRLLGLVVVTPNMHHVHHHYVLPLSNTNYGNIFPYWDWIFGTFAREEGRRLVYGLDTHPDPHEHDHIGGILKVPFQQYRPPVGERDKKELVEE from the coding sequence ATGGAACAAGTCGTTAAGTATTTTGAAACGATTCCGTCGTTGCACAGGAGCCTGATTTTGGTGGGTGGTATTACATTTTTCTGGCTTCTGGAGAGTGCTGTACCCTTATTTCGCTTCGATCAGTCGACGCCTGGCTACCGCAAAGCTCGGCATGCCGGTATCAACTTCTTTTTTACGCTCACGACCATCGTAGTCAATTTCTGCCTTGCGTTTCTGCTCGTGAAAACCAGCGATTGGGCGGTAGCCAGTCGGGTGGGCGTATTGCCCTGGCTCAATTTGCCACTTTGGGCCGAAGCACTGGTGGGGCTGTTACTTCTCGACCTGATTGGGGCGTGGCTGGCACACTGGACAGAGCACCAAGTAAAATGGATGTGGCAGTTTCATTCAGTGCATCATTCCGATCAGTACGTCGACACCACAACCGCTAACCGGCACCATCCGGGCGAAAGTGTGATTCGGTTTGTGTTTACGCTGGTGGCCGTTGTGGTCACGGGGGCGCCCATGTGGCTGGTTTTTATGTACCAGTCGCTATCGGTAGTGTTGTCGCAGTTCAACCATGCCAATATTGAGTTACCTCGCTGGGCCGACCGGTTACTGGGGCTGGTGGTGGTTACGCCCAATATGCACCATGTGCATCATCATTACGTGCTGCCCTTGTCGAATACCAACTACGGGAACATTTTTCCGTATTGGGACTGGATTTTCGGGACGTTTGCGCGGGAGGAGGGCCGCCGGCTGGTGTATGGCTTAGATACCCACCCTGACCCACACGAGCACGACCATATCGGTGGTATTCTGAAAGTACCGTTCCAACAGTACCGCCCACCGGTGGGGGAGCGGGACAAAAAAGAATTAGTGGAAGAGTGA
- a CDS encoding AI-2E family transporter gives MANIYTPRQQRILLITSLVVIAGFIIAGLRQYATAFLGAAILFVVFRPWFHSLTQKKKWNKRLVTVLLMLFSLIVIILPFAVLSVLLVDRIQVYARNPQEILDLVNQLEKATGFKLTTQQNVRQLVTEGASFASKQFPSILGGTLDFVVILGLLYFALYFMFMEEKTFMKGLQRYLPFEQKTLNELGESLKNNVNANVIGQAVVSFVQAILTGVTLWIFGTPDPAFWGMIAFFMAFIPVLGTPLVWGPAALIKFSQNETGQGLGILLVGLIVIINIDNLLRILLAKRMGDVHPLITLTGIVLGVPIFGILGLVIGPLLLSYFIVLMDVFERQNRQQRVEAVADEVKVEEQARQG, from the coding sequence ATGGCCAATATTTACACGCCACGCCAACAGCGTATTTTGCTCATTACCAGTCTGGTAGTTATTGCCGGATTCATCATTGCCGGGTTACGTCAGTATGCGACCGCCTTTCTGGGGGCGGCTATCCTTTTTGTGGTGTTTCGCCCCTGGTTTCATTCGCTGACGCAGAAAAAGAAGTGGAATAAGCGGCTGGTGACCGTGTTGCTCATGCTGTTTTCGCTCATTGTCATTATTCTGCCTTTTGCCGTGCTGAGTGTGTTGCTCGTAGACCGTATTCAGGTTTACGCCCGTAACCCGCAGGAGATTCTGGACTTGGTGAACCAACTCGAAAAAGCCACCGGTTTCAAGCTGACAACCCAACAGAATGTGCGGCAGCTGGTAACCGAGGGGGCTTCCTTTGCCAGTAAGCAGTTTCCGTCTATTCTGGGCGGTACACTCGACTTTGTGGTCATTCTGGGCCTGCTGTATTTTGCCCTGTATTTCATGTTCATGGAGGAAAAAACCTTTATGAAAGGCTTACAGCGCTACCTGCCTTTTGAGCAGAAAACCCTCAACGAACTGGGCGAATCACTCAAGAACAACGTCAACGCCAACGTGATTGGTCAGGCAGTGGTTTCGTTTGTGCAAGCCATTCTGACCGGGGTAACGCTCTGGATTTTTGGTACGCCCGACCCGGCATTCTGGGGAATGATTGCCTTTTTTATGGCATTTATACCGGTATTGGGTACCCCGTTGGTATGGGGCCCGGCAGCACTCATCAAATTTTCGCAAAACGAAACCGGGCAGGGGCTGGGGATTCTGCTGGTTGGCCTGATCGTGATTATCAACATCGACAACCTGTTGCGAATTCTGCTCGCCAAACGCATGGGCGATGTGCACCCGCTCATTACGCTTACGGGTATTGTGCTTGGGGTACCGATTTTCGGCATTTTGGGTCTGGTTATCGGACCGTTGTTGCTCTCTTACTTCATTGTGCTGATGGACGTGTTTGAACGCCAAAATCGGCAACAACGCGTAGAGGCCGTAGCCGACGAGGTTAAGGTGGAAGAGCAGGCCCGGCAGGGGTAG
- a CDS encoding L-serine ammonia-lyase, translating into MSSVPTPVITTSLFDLFKIGPGPSSSHTIGPMKASFDFRQRMTQLPAETLDRASEIHIHLYGSLSATGKGHGTDRAVVAGLLGWQPETTDPDGLLALLSDETVTYPVELGVKTIEVGPANIHFERKPPFRLPYANTMILRLTEAGGSTLAEEEYYSIGGGFVIRKGEPETPANSVTVPYPYQTMKELKAHLKANRMTLEQLMLANEKAITSASEKEINRRIDQLLDVMHRAVRRGLRQKGTLPGNIRLRRKAPMLYAQAKGLAQTSDSFLIFLNAYCLAASEENAAGGIVVTAPTSGASGVIPGLTYLAKNHFHYDRATLRRGMWAAAAVGFLVKHNASISGAEMGCMGEIGTASAMGGAFLTECAGKTIEAVEAAAEIGIEHHLGMTCDPIGGYVQIPCIERNAMGAVKAYNAFLLATAGTPSDQKISLDAVVKVMKATGRDMSTKYKETSEAGLALSATEC; encoded by the coding sequence ATGAGTTCAGTACCTACACCGGTCATCACGACCTCTTTGTTTGACCTGTTTAAGATCGGCCCCGGTCCGTCGAGTTCGCATACCATTGGACCCATGAAGGCCAGCTTCGATTTTCGGCAGCGGATGACACAATTGCCCGCTGAAACCCTCGACCGCGCTTCCGAGATTCATATTCATTTGTACGGCTCGCTCAGTGCAACCGGCAAAGGGCACGGCACCGACCGCGCCGTAGTGGCCGGGCTGCTCGGCTGGCAACCCGAAACTACCGACCCTGATGGGTTGCTGGCTTTGTTGAGCGACGAAACGGTGACCTATCCCGTCGAGTTGGGCGTGAAAACAATTGAGGTTGGGCCAGCCAATATTCATTTTGAGCGTAAACCGCCGTTTCGATTGCCCTACGCAAATACCATGATCCTGCGGTTGACCGAGGCAGGGGGCAGCACCTTAGCCGAGGAAGAATATTATTCCATTGGGGGCGGGTTTGTGATTCGGAAAGGCGAACCCGAAACGCCCGCCAACTCGGTTACGGTGCCGTATCCGTACCAGACCATGAAGGAGCTGAAAGCGCACCTGAAAGCAAACCGGATGACGCTCGAACAGCTCATGCTGGCCAACGAAAAGGCCATCACGAGCGCTTCGGAAAAAGAAATTAATCGCCGGATTGATCAGCTACTCGACGTAATGCACCGTGCTGTTCGGCGGGGACTCCGGCAAAAAGGCACCCTGCCGGGCAATATCCGGCTTCGGCGTAAGGCCCCGATGCTTTACGCGCAGGCGAAGGGGCTCGCTCAAACGAGCGACAGCTTTCTGATTTTTCTGAATGCGTACTGTCTGGCGGCTTCCGAAGAAAACGCAGCCGGGGGGATTGTTGTGACGGCCCCAACCTCGGGGGCATCGGGCGTGATTCCGGGATTGACCTATCTGGCCAAGAACCATTTTCATTACGACCGGGCTACGCTCCGCCGGGGCATGTGGGCTGCGGCCGCGGTTGGGTTTCTGGTAAAACACAATGCGAGTATTTCGGGGGCCGAAATGGGCTGCATGGGCGAAATCGGCACGGCTTCGGCAATGGGTGGGGCGTTTCTGACCGAGTGCGCTGGCAAAACCATTGAAGCCGTAGAGGCTGCGGCCGAAATTGGCATTGAGCACCACCTGGGTATGACCTGCGACCCCATTGGCGGCTATGTGCAGATCCCCTGCATCGAACGCAACGCGATGGGAGCCGTAAAGGCGTACAACGCTTTTCTGCTGGCTACAGCTGGTACGCCCTCCGACCAGAAAATCTCGCTCGATGCAGTCGTGAAAGTAATGAAAGCCACCGGCCGCGACATGTCGACGAAGTACAAGGAAACATCGGAAGCTGGCCTGGCCCTGAGTGCTACTGAGTGCTAA
- a CDS encoding DUF6268 family outer membrane beta-barrel protein, which translates to MYSRFIKLLALACLTYNTATAQTTPADTTSAPPEDLNFDEFSDADDRKVKTFATQKVLYMSPTRLISVGYEAQFGPQLTSVGSPEGGASITDARLTAYRGLRLAYNTPVISRSNFILNLGVSYWNTGIRTNLSAPTGLKGALEQGLRTAGVNATVFKPLNNTHFLIVQANADANGNYRALSDLRNKHLTYSGTAIFGWKKDDNFMWGLGLTRTYRGGDLLHIPVLFYNRTFSPKWGVEAILPARAAIRRNFGTNALLSFGYELEGNSFFLSNNAGRNTDWFVRRSEIKPRLNYERKLKGFVWLAVQGGMAINWRYDVLGTQNPVANEKPLFANTLRNAPYINVSLNLVSP; encoded by the coding sequence ATGTATTCTCGCTTCATCAAACTGCTAGCTCTGGCCTGCTTGACGTATAACACGGCTACTGCCCAAACCACCCCGGCCGATACCACCTCGGCCCCACCCGAAGACCTCAACTTCGACGAGTTTTCGGATGCCGACGACCGCAAGGTGAAAACTTTTGCTACCCAAAAAGTGCTGTACATGTCGCCCACACGCCTGATCTCGGTCGGGTACGAAGCACAGTTTGGCCCTCAGTTAACCTCAGTGGGTAGCCCGGAAGGAGGGGCCTCAATCACCGACGCCCGGCTTACGGCTTACCGGGGGCTTCGGCTGGCGTATAACACACCCGTGATTTCGCGCTCCAATTTTATCCTGAATCTGGGCGTTTCGTACTGGAATACGGGCATCCGAACCAATTTATCGGCACCAACGGGCCTGAAAGGGGCACTGGAGCAGGGGCTGCGTACGGCGGGTGTCAATGCTACGGTATTCAAACCGCTCAATAACACCCATTTCCTGATTGTACAGGCCAACGCCGATGCCAACGGGAACTACCGGGCCTTATCGGACCTGCGTAACAAGCATCTGACGTACAGCGGCACGGCTATTTTCGGCTGGAAAAAAGATGACAATTTTATGTGGGGTCTTGGCCTGACCCGCACCTATCGCGGGGGCGACCTGCTGCATATTCCGGTCTTATTTTACAACCGCACCTTCAGCCCGAAATGGGGTGTTGAGGCCATTTTGCCCGCCCGGGCGGCCATCCGGCGCAATTTTGGCACCAATGCCCTGCTCTCGTTTGGGTACGAACTGGAAGGAAACTCATTCTTTCTGAGCAATAATGCGGGCCGTAATACCGATTGGTTTGTACGCCGAAGCGAAATAAAGCCGCGCCTGAACTACGAGCGCAAACTGAAAGGGTTTGTCTGGCTGGCGGTGCAGGGCGGTATGGCCATCAACTGGCGGTACGATGTGCTGGGTACACAAAATCCGGTGGCCAACGAAAAGCCGCTTTTTGCCAATACCCTGCGCAATGCTCCGTACATCAACGTGAGTTTGAACTTAGTGAGCCCGTAA